A region from the Sandaracinus amylolyticus genome encodes:
- the secD gene encoding protein translocase subunit SecD, translating to MDRGWYLRLGFVVTCVVAAWLALWPSVDAWIPAPEWVKSTFTHQIAPGLDIRGGLRLQYEVEVDEAVADRRDFRAQQVVERLCQQFEICEENEPPTREQLDETAERVRVQTSGEQGFRVTFTNPEDVAELDRDLITSFGDLREAQRTETNVTLELRDDSLERLRETAVEQARETIGNRIDEMGLREASVMTRDTDIIVELPGASEAQFQQMREIIARTARLEFKVVDDLADFVQGLQDLPEGIERASEVVSAGEENPQEIVYYLTASGEGSRDRLQQYVLSLRDSGQIPEDHQLAIGQADQGEVEEGEEVQEAWRTYYLYDRAELTGDAIDDASVAVDPQDNQPYVSIVFNGAGARAFERLTGANVKRRMAIVLDDRVASAPVIQQRIGGGRAQITLGGFRDYNQILNEANQLTIVLRAGALPAPIRPANEQLIGPTLGADSIVQGAIGAGLGVLLVLLFMAFYYQVGGLVADVAVFLNVLFLLAVLAAFEATLTMPGIAGIALTIGMAVDANVLINERIRDEMRLGKSPRSAVELGYQRAFTSIFDSQLTTFIAGVVLYQYGTGPIRGFAVTLMIGIVTSLFTGVFCSKVVFDWVVRGLKVRRLPVG from the coding sequence ATGGACAGGGGCTGGTACCTTCGTTTGGGGTTCGTCGTCACGTGCGTCGTGGCGGCTTGGCTCGCGCTCTGGCCGAGCGTGGACGCATGGATTCCTGCGCCGGAGTGGGTGAAGAGCACGTTCACCCACCAGATCGCGCCTGGTCTCGACATCCGCGGCGGCTTGCGCCTGCAGTACGAGGTCGAGGTCGACGAGGCGGTCGCGGATCGACGTGACTTCCGCGCGCAGCAGGTGGTGGAACGCCTCTGCCAGCAGTTCGAGATCTGCGAGGAGAACGAGCCGCCGACGCGCGAGCAGCTCGACGAGACGGCGGAGCGCGTGCGCGTCCAGACGTCGGGCGAGCAGGGCTTCCGCGTCACGTTCACGAACCCCGAGGACGTCGCGGAGCTCGATCGCGATCTGATCACGAGCTTCGGCGATCTCCGCGAGGCGCAGCGCACCGAGACGAACGTCACGCTCGAGCTGCGCGACGACAGCCTCGAGCGCCTTCGCGAGACCGCGGTCGAGCAGGCGCGCGAGACGATCGGCAACCGCATCGACGAGATGGGTCTGCGCGAGGCGTCGGTGATGACGCGCGACACCGACATCATCGTCGAGCTGCCGGGCGCGAGCGAAGCGCAGTTCCAGCAGATGCGCGAGATCATCGCGCGCACCGCCCGCCTCGAGTTCAAGGTCGTCGACGACCTCGCGGACTTCGTGCAGGGCCTGCAGGATCTCCCGGAGGGCATCGAGCGCGCGAGCGAGGTCGTCTCCGCGGGCGAAGAGAACCCGCAGGAGATCGTCTACTACCTCACCGCGTCGGGCGAGGGCTCGCGCGACCGCCTCCAGCAGTACGTCCTCTCGCTGCGCGACTCGGGGCAGATCCCCGAGGACCACCAGCTCGCGATCGGCCAGGCCGATCAGGGCGAGGTCGAAGAGGGCGAAGAGGTCCAGGAGGCGTGGCGCACGTACTACCTCTACGACCGCGCCGAGCTGACGGGTGACGCGATCGACGACGCGTCGGTCGCCGTCGATCCCCAGGACAACCAGCCGTACGTCTCGATCGTCTTCAACGGCGCGGGCGCGCGTGCGTTCGAGCGCCTCACCGGCGCGAACGTGAAGCGCCGCATGGCGATCGTGCTCGACGACCGCGTCGCTTCGGCGCCGGTGATCCAGCAGCGCATCGGCGGTGGCCGCGCGCAGATCACGCTCGGCGGGTTCCGCGACTACAACCAGATCCTCAACGAGGCGAACCAGCTCACGATCGTGCTGCGCGCCGGCGCGCTCCCCGCGCCGATCCGCCCCGCGAACGAGCAGCTGATCGGCCCGACGCTCGGCGCCGACTCGATCGTGCAGGGCGCGATCGGAGCCGGCCTCGGCGTGCTCCTCGTCCTGCTCTTCATGGCGTTCTACTACCAGGTCGGCGGCCTGGTCGCGGACGTCGCGGTGTTCCTCAACGTGCTCTTCCTGCTCGCGGTGCTCGCCGCGTTCGAGGCCACGTTGACGATGCCCGGCATCGCGGGCATCGCGCTCACGATCGGTATGGCCGTCGACGCGAACGTGCTGATCAACGAGCGCATCCGCGACGAGATGCGCCTCGGCAAGTCGCCGCGCTCCGCGGTCGAGCTCGGCTATCAGCGCGCGTTCACGTCGATCTTCGACAGCCAGCTCACGACGTTCATCGCGGGCGTCGTCCTCTATCAGTACGGCACCGGCCCGATCCGCGGCTTCGCCGTGACTCTGATGATCGGCATCGTCACGTCGCTCTTCACCGGCGTGTTCTGCTCGAAGGTCGTGTTCGACTGGGTCGTTCGCGGGCTGAAGGTCCGCCGGCTTCCGG
- the yajC gene encoding preprotein translocase subunit YajC has translation MILSFVQLLLWLQPAATGSGGGSGGGSGGGGSQYCMMQAGIMVAVLLFTYFFMIRPEQKRRDEAEALLKSLRKGMKVRTTGGILGEIISIDEHTVILAVADKVRINVLRSHIAGPEPEKRESTETKDAKTTEDKGAKKPDEARG, from the coding sequence GTGATCCTCTCCTTCGTACAGCTCCTCCTGTGGCTCCAGCCTGCGGCGACGGGCTCCGGGGGTGGATCCGGTGGCGGTAGCGGCGGTGGCGGCTCGCAGTACTGCATGATGCAGGCGGGCATCATGGTCGCCGTACTGCTCTTCACCTATTTCTTCATGATCCGGCCTGAGCAGAAGCGCCGCGACGAGGCCGAGGCGCTGCTCAAGTCGCTCCGCAAGGGGATGAAGGTCCGCACGACGGGCGGCATCCTCGGCGAGATCATCAGCATCGACGAGCACACGGTGATCCTCGCGGTCGCCGACAAGGTCCGCATCAACGTGCTCCGCTCGCACATCGCCGGCCCCGAGCCCGAGAAGCGCGAGAGCACGGAGACGAAGGACGCGAAGACCACCGAGGACAAGGGCGCGAAGAAGCCCGACGAGGCGCGCGGCTGA